From one uncultured Methanoregula sp. genomic stretch:
- a CDS encoding kinase: protein MIISRTPYRISFFGGGTDYPVWYKEHGGNVLATTINKYSYITCRYLPPFFEHKYRIVYSKNELTQTISEIQHPSVRATLGYMGIDKGVEIHHDGDLPARSGLGSSSSFTVGLVHALYAQKGTMVTKRQLALDAIHIEQDLLKENVGAQDQTSAAFGGFNKIEFGGDNQIQVQPITLNQKKCHLLQDNLMLFFTGFSRFASEIAKEQINKTADKQKELHAMHQMVDAAIEILNGGDMDITDFGRLLHESWTIKRSLTDKISTLQIDKIYNDALDAGALGGKLLGAGGGGFMLFFVEPEKQPAVKKRLQGLLHVPFKFDTTGSQIIYYASEDTF, encoded by the coding sequence ATGATTATCAGCCGCACACCATATCGAATATCTTTTTTTGGAGGCGGGACAGATTATCCGGTCTGGTACAAAGAACACGGGGGGAATGTCCTTGCAACAACCATCAATAAGTACAGTTATATCACCTGCCGGTATCTTCCACCATTCTTTGAACATAAATATCGCATTGTTTATTCAAAGAACGAACTGACCCAGACGATTTCTGAGATCCAGCATCCTTCAGTAAGAGCAACTCTTGGCTACATGGGTATAGACAAAGGAGTTGAAATTCATCATGATGGTGATCTGCCGGCGCGATCGGGTCTGGGTTCAAGTTCTTCATTCACGGTTGGATTAGTCCATGCATTATACGCACAGAAAGGCACGATGGTAACAAAACGCCAGCTGGCACTTGATGCAATACATATTGAACAGGATCTTCTCAAAGAGAATGTCGGTGCACAGGATCAGACTAGTGCGGCATTTGGCGGATTTAATAAAATTGAATTCGGTGGAGATAATCAGATCCAGGTACAGCCAATTACCTTGAACCAGAAAAAATGCCACCTGCTTCAGGATAATCTGATGCTTTTTTTTACCGGATTTTCCCGGTTTGCATCGGAAATCGCTAAAGAACAGATAAATAAAACCGCTGACAAGCAAAAGGAATTGCATGCCATGCATCAGATGGTGGATGCTGCAATTGAAATTCTGAATGGGGGAGATATGGATATCACGGATTTCGGAAGACTGTTGCATGAAAGCTGGACAATCAAGCGAAGTCTTACGGATAAAATTTCCACTCTGCAAATTGATAAAATATATAATGACGCTCTCGATGCAGGCGCACTCGGAGGGAAATTGCTTGGTGCCGGCGGCGGGGGGTTTATGCTTTTCTTTGTAGAACCGGAAAAACAACCGGCAGTTAAAAAACGATTACAAGGTCTTTTACACGTGCCATTTAAATTTGACACAACGGGCTCACAAATTATCTATTATGCATCGGAAGATACGTTTTAA
- a CDS encoding nucleotidyltransferase family protein, with amino-acid sequence MNHNFHNIDIVILCGGKGTRLLPVVSDRPKGLAAFGDSTFLDILIDSLKKYGFRRFVLCVGHMKEQIIEHFQSRNDILISFSEEDVPLGTGGALKKAQSLIQSETFIVMNGDSICDINYQDFYQSHMNKNAMLSMALVRTKETHDFGSVVINNANEIISFKEKIKSHDIGLINAGIYLMQKDIFSHMPDNSEFSLEHDFFPDLAGQRCAGFIVNGELIDIGTPDRYKNAVQLIGGGK; translated from the coding sequence ATGAACCACAATTTTCATAATATTGATATCGTTATCCTTTGTGGAGGGAAAGGGACGCGCTTGCTTCCGGTTGTCAGTGACCGTCCAAAAGGACTGGCAGCATTTGGAGATTCAACCTTTCTCGACATTTTAATTGATTCTCTTAAAAAATATGGTTTCAGAAGATTTGTTCTCTGTGTCGGGCACATGAAGGAGCAGATAATTGAACATTTTCAAAGCCGTAATGATATTTTGATCTCATTTTCCGAAGAAGATGTGCCTCTTGGGACGGGGGGAGCATTAAAGAAAGCACAATCATTGATACAAAGTGAGACATTCATTGTGATGAATGGAGATTCGATCTGTGATATCAACTATCAGGATTTTTATCAGTCCCATATGAACAAAAATGCAATGTTATCCATGGCATTGGTACGAACAAAAGAGACACATGATTTCGGTAGCGTTGTAATTAATAATGCCAACGAAATTATCAGTTTTAAAGAAAAAATAAAAAGCCACGATATCGGTCTGATTAATGCCGGGATATATTTGATGCAAAAAGATATCTTCTCACATATGCCGGACAACTCCGAATTTTCACTGGAACACGACTTTTTTCCTGACCTGGCCGGGCAACGTTGTGCAGGATTTATTGTCAATGGTGAATTAATTGATATTGGAACACCGGACCGCTATAAAAATGCGGTTCAGCTCATTGGGGGAGGCAAATGA